In a genomic window of Chrysemys picta bellii isolate R12L10 chromosome 1, ASM1138683v2, whole genome shotgun sequence:
- the LOC135975895 gene encoding uncharacterized protein LOC135975895, translating to MQSSPAVMAVQSVNRKRAPAWTDREVLDLIAVWGDESVLSELRSKRRNAKIYEKISKDMAERGYSRDATQCRVKIKELRQGYQKTKEANGRSGSHPQTSRFYEALHSILGAAATTTPPVTVDSEDGIVSTAGSSDMLGDGEDEEGDEEGEAVGSAHNADFPDSQDLFITLTEIPYEASPAVTPDTESGEGSATPSATVSQPSLASHSQRLARIRRRKKRTREDMFSELMACSQAQATQQTQWRENLTRMHQANMDREERWRQEDQQATQTLLGLLREQTDTLRRLVDVLQERRQEDRAPLQSISNRPPLPPSPIPTSPKVQRRRGGRVPAKSHSTPAESSSSRRLSFPKI from the exons atgcagagctctccagcagtgatggccgtgcagtctgtgaatagaaagagggccccagcatggactgatcgggaagtcttggatctcatcgctgtgtggggcgatgagtccgtgctttccgagctgcgatccaaaagaaggaatgcaaagatctacgagaagatctctaaagacatggcagagagaggatacagccgggatgcaacgcagtgccgcgtgaaaatcaaggagctgagacaaggctaccagaagaccaaagaggcaaacggacgctccggatcccatccccagacatcccgtttctacgaggcactgcattccatcctcggtgcggccgccaccactaccccaccagtgaccgtggactctgaggatgggatagtgtccacggccggttcctccgacatgttaggggacggggaagatgaggaaggagatgaggagggcgaggcagtcggcagcgctcacaacgctgatttccccgacagccaggatctcttcatcacccttacagagatcccctacgaagcgtccccagccgttaccccggacacagaatctggtgaaggatcagcca ccccatctgcgactgtctcacaacctagcctggcatcacactcccagaggctagcgcggattaggcgtaggaagaagaggacacgggaggacatgttctctgagcttatggcctgttcccaagcccaggcaacacagcagacccagtggcgggagaacttgacccgaatgcaccaagccaacatggatcgggaggagaggtggcggcaggaagaccagcaggcgactcaaacgctgcttggactactgagggagcaaacggacacgctccggcgccttgtggatgttctgcaggaacggaggcaggaggacagagccccgctgcagtccatctctaaccgccctcccctgccaccaagtcccatacccacctcacccaaagtgcaaagaaggagaggcggcagagtccctgctaagtctcactccacccctgcagagagctctagtagcagaaggctctcatttcccaaaatttga